A region of the Candidatus Kryptonium sp. genome:
TTGATGCGGAAAGAATAAGGAAGCGAAGATTTAAGGTTGTCGTTGACTGCATCAATGGTGCTGGATCGGAGATCGTTCCAAAACTGCTTGAGGAATTTGGTTGTAAAGTTGTAAAGTTAAATTGTGACGGAAGCGGAGTTTTTACACACGAGCCAGAACCTTTACCGGAGAACCTTACGGAACTTTGTGAAGTTGTGAAGCAAACTGAATCTGATTTCGGAATAGCTGTTGATCCAGATGCAGATCGCCTTGTTATCGTCACAGAGAAGGGTGAGCCATTCGGTGAGGAGTATACAATTGTTCAAGCGGTGAAGATAGTTTTGGATAAAAAAGGTATAAATAAAAATGTAGTTGTCAATTTGTCCACGACGAAGGCTGTTGAAGAGATCGCGAAAAATTACAACGCCAAAGTTTATAGAAGCCCGGTTGGAGAGATAAATGTCGTTAAAAAAATGAAAGAAACCGATGCCATAATCGGTGGTGAAGGAAGTGGCGGTGTTATTCTGCCGGAAGTTCACTATGGAAGGGATTCGCTTGTTGGGATAGCACTTTTTCTGCAGAACCTTGTTGAATTTGGTGGAAAAGTTTCAGAATTTAAAAAAACATTGCCAGAGTTTGAGATCTTCAAAACGAAGATTAACATTGAAGGTGTGAATCCGGATGAGATTTTCAAAAAAGTAAAAGAGATTTATAGCGATGCAGAGATCAACACAGAAGATGGCTTAAGGATTGATTTTGGAGACAAGTGGGTTCATATAAGAAAATCAAATACCGAGCCGATTTTAAGGATAATTGCGGAGGCGAAATCAAAGAAAGAAGCGGAGGAAATCGTAAGAGATTTAAAAATAAAAATCGGAATTGATTAAAATGAAAATGAGAAAATTTTTAGCGCTTGTCTTTTTTCTTAACGCTTTCAATTATTTTGTTTTATCTGGGGAAAAGCCGAAAATGTTATGGTTTGATGCAACTGCAAATTTTGAACTGCTCGGAAGCCATGCTGGAATTGTCAAAGTTCTTGACAAGTGTGTTGAGGTTGGGATTACGGATATAATTGTTGATGTCAAACCGATATCTGGCGAAGTCCTTTACGATAGCAAATACGCACCAAAAATGAAAACCTGGGGCAACTACACCAGACCTGACACATTTGATTTTGTAAATACAATTATAAATGAAGCGAGGAAAAGAAATTTGAAAGTTCATTTAGCTTTAAATGTATTTTGTGAAGGGCATAATTATCACGACCGAGGAGTTGTTTATTGGAAGCATCCAGAATGGGCAACGGTTATTTACACGAAAGATGGATTCATACCGATAACACAGCAAAAGCACAAATACTCGGCGATGGTTAATCCAGCACTTGAGCAGGTCCAAGAATATGAGCTGAAAATAATTGAAGAGATAGTGAAAAATTTTAACATAGATGGAATTGTTCTTGACAGAGTAAGGTATGATGGGATTTATGCCGATTTTAGCGATTCTTCACGAGTGAAGTTTGAGAAATGGCTTGGTAAAAAAATCAAATTTCCAGACGACATATTCAAAATCAAGGGAGACAGCATAGTTAGGGGGAGATATTTTAAAGAGTGGATTAAATGGAGGGCAATGATTATCAAAGATTTCTTCAAAAAGGCAAGGGAAGTGGTCAAACGAACAAAGCCAAATGTTTTGTTCGGTGATTATGCTGGCTCGTGGTATTTGACATATTATGAGCTTGGAGTTAACTGGGCAAGCGAGAAATTTAAACCTGAGTTTGATTGGGCAACACCAGATTATAACAAAACCGGATACGCAGAATTGCTGGATTTCCTATGTTCAGGACTTTACTTTTATGAAGTAACAAAAGAAGAAGTTGAGGCAAAGAACAAAATAGATGCTTCAAAACTTACAGAGCCGGGAATGAAACCAGTCAAACAAGTTTGGTATTCAGTTGAAGGTTCGGCTGAACTTGCCAAAAAAGTGACGATGGGAGTTGTCCCAGTTTATGGGAGCTTATATGTTGAACAGTATAAGGGAGAACCAGAAAGATTTAAAAAAGCAGTGGAAATGGCTTTTAATAAGACCGATGGAATAATGATTTTTGACCTCGTTCATATTGAGAACTATAAATGGTGGGACATTTTAAAAGAAATTTTCAAAAAAAGTTAAAACGGGCGAAAGTTGATACTTGCGAAAGTAACAGGAACTATCGTTGCAACGCAGAAAAATGAAAAACTGAAACCTTACAAAATCTTGGTAATTCAACCAATTGATTTGAAAGGTAATTTTATCGGCAGGGATATGCTTGCCCTTGATATGGTAGATGCAGGAATCGGTGATATTGTGATAGCTCTTCAAGAAGGAACTTCAGCGAGACAAATTCTCGGAAAGGATGATGTGCCAGTTCATACGCTCGTTGTTGCTGTCGTTGATGGAATTGAACTAATTGATGATGAAAAATGAATGTTGATGTAAGACATATTTTAAAACTAACCACGATCCCAGGAATAGGTTCAGGACGTATAAGAAATCTTGTAAATTATTTCAAAGACACCGAGCTTATCTTTAAAGCGCCACTTACAGAATTAGTTAAAGTGGAAGGCATAGACAAAGGACTTGCTAAAAGAATCATTGAAATGAGAAACCAAAATTCAAAATTCATAGACGAGCAACTTTCAAAAGCTGAAAAAGTTGGGACAAGAATTTTAACACTTTGGGATTCTGATTATCCAGATCTTTTAAGAAAAATTTATGATCCACCTGTTGTTCTTTTTGTGCGCGGAAATTTGATTGAAAAAGATAAGTATTCAATTGCGATAGTTGGGACAAGGACACCAACGCCTTATGGAAAAATAATCTGCGAGAGGTTTGCTGTTGAGTTGACGAAAATCAATTTGACAATCATAAGCGGTTTTGCGAGAGGAATTGATACAATCGCGCATACTTCTGCGTTGAAATCTGGTGGTAGAACAATTGCGGTTCTCGGTTCCGGTGTTGATTATATCTATCCGCCTGAAAATAGAAAGATCGTTGAGAGCGTTATATCAAACGGTGCGATCGTTTCTGAATTTCCCATGGGGACAAAGCCAGATGCAATGAATTTTCCGAGAAGAAATAGAATCATAAGTGGAATGTCACTTGGAGTTTTAATAATTGAGACGAGTAAAACTGGAGGTGCGATGATAACAGCTGAATTTGCGAATGATCAAAATCGTGAGGTCTTTGCGGTTCCCGGAAACATTGATAGCGTCAAAAGTCAAGGTACAAATTTTCTGATAAAACAAAACAAGGCAAAGCTCGTTGAAAATGTTGAAGATATAATAGAAGAAATTCGTCCTTTGATCCAGCCGATTCTGAAATCTGAACCTCCCAAGCCAAAAGTTGAATTAAATGTTTTTGAAGCAAAGATTCTTGATGTTTTATCTTCAACAGAGCCGATGCATGTTGATAAAATTGCGGAACTTTCAGGATTATCTGTAACTGATACGCTTGTTCACTTGCTATCGCTTGAATTCAAAGATTTGGTTCGGCAGCTTCCCGGCAAATTGTTTATAAAAAATTTAAATTAATTGCCTCCCCCGAAAGGAGGGAGGCTGAAATAAGATTTTACCACCATCTATGTAATTTTAATCCTCTGCCAGGTTTAGCCCAATCGCGAAATCTAAATTCCGGTCCAAATCCAAATTTCCAATAACCAAATTTTTCTTTTAAAATTTTCCTTTGCTCTGGGGTCAAAATTTGTTGAATATTTATCCAGTAATTTACTCGGTTTTGAGTCAACTCTTTCATATATCTGGAAATTTCGTCCATCTTTTTGTCAATTGCCGATCTATCAAGTTTTTCAGCGTAGAGCAGTTCTTGGAGTTCAATTCTTGCTTTGTTCAGTTTACCAACTATTTCCGCTTGATTTTTGCGAAATTCAAAAAATATGTTTTGAAGTTTAGATTTTTGTTCATCTGTTAGTTTTAGTTCTTCATAAAATTTGGTGATGCTTTTCCGCCAGCGGTCATCGGCAGGGAAATCAAATTCAGAGCCAAGTATTTTGGAAAAAGAGTTTGTTGCGATTAAGATCAACGCGATTCCTATTAAAACTATTTTTGTTTTCATAGCGGTAGTTTAAGTGGGTTTTTGTTTTTGTTTCTTTGTCTTCATTAAATTAGATGTGATTTAGAACACAAAAGTTTAATCTGTCCTGTTATGAAAATTTTTTATGCCAAATATATCTTGCCTGTGACTTCTGAAATAATTGAAGATGGTGCAGTTGTCGTTGACGGAAGGAAGATCATTGATTTTGGAAATCGCGAAGAAATTGATGCGAGATATAAGGGAATTGAGAGGAAAATTGACCTTAAAAATGCGCTGATAATGCCAGGGTTCGTAAATGCGCATACACATCTTGAGCTATCGGGTGTGAAAATTAAAATTGATGATATTAAAAACTTTAGAGATTGGTTATATCAAATTGTCAGACAAAGGCGAAAATTGTTTGATGTTGAAGGAGGCGTGAGGAAAATAAAATTTTTTAAATTTTTGCTTGAAAAACATTGGAAAATGAAGGTAAAGCGAAGAATTAACGAAATTATAAATTCAGGAACGATCGCGATCGGGGATATTTCAAACACAGGCAAATTGATAACAACGCTTCTTAGGGTGCCCGTGAAAATTCATATTTTTATTGAACTAATTTCATTTATTGAGGAAAAGGGAATAGAATTTTTCAATCTTGTAAAGGACCTCGTTATGGATGTGCGGGAAGTTGCAAGAAGATATGGATTGGAAAGAGAGTTTAGAATTTCTTTATCACCACATGCGCCATATTCCGTTTCAAAAACTTTATTCAAATTGATAAAAAATTTCAACGAGAATTTAAAAACGAGCGTTCATGTTAGTGAGGTTATTGACGAAGTTGAATTCATAAGGAACGGAACCGGCTTCTTTCGGGATTTCTTGATTGAAAGAAATAGCTTTGATTATTCTTGGAGTCCACCGGGGGTTTCCCCTGTTAAGTATCTTGATCAAATTGGTTTTGTTGACGAGAATACGCTTGCTGTGCATTGTGTAAATGTTGATGACGAAGATATTGAAATTTTGAGCCAAAGAAATGTAAGTGTGTGCACTTGTCCAAGAAGTAACTTCTTTTTAAAGGTTGGCAAAGCGCCAGTCAGAAAGTTCATTGATAATGGAATAAATGTTTGCCTTGGGACAGATAGCATCGCAAGTAATCGCGATTTGAACATTTTAAAAGAGTTAAGATTTGCTCGTGAGTTTTACAGAGATGTAAGCGATGAAGAACTTATAAAAATTGCAACTATAAACGGAGCAAAAGCACTTGGCTTTGGGGACATCTGTGGTAGCATAGAGAAAGGAAAAGATGCAGACCTTGTTTATTTCATCATCCCGAACGATTTAGAGAAGAGCGAGATTTACAATTTTATATTTCAAGCAAATGTGTGTGGAAGGTTGATTTAAAGGGTTTGTTTATCTTCCCGAAGCAAGCGAAGCGATAAAACTTTAGGAATGACGATTTGCCCTTTTTATCTTCTTGACAGAAATTTGAAGAATTTTTATATTTTAGTGAGCAATGTCTTAGCGTCGTAAGAAATTTTGTTGATTTCATTTTTTGCGATCTATTTTATTGGCTAGCGAATTTTCTATTTCTCGCCGAAGGAAAGGGAAATAAGTTAATTAAAAACATACATATCAAAGATGAAGCAGAAAAATCTAAACATAATTTTATCTGTTGTCCTCGTTCTGTTTTTACTTTCTATGTTTGGGCTTGGGTTTTACCTGTATAAGCAAACTGAAAAAGAGATCGTGGATATATTAGGAAAACAGCAAATTTTGATATCAAAGCAAATTCAGAAAGCGGTTGAATCATATTTTCAATCCAGAGCTCAAGGACTAAAAGCTTTGTCATCTTTTGAGTCAATCATAAAAAGAATCCCCGAAAAAATAAAGGACGATGTAAACTCTTATTATCAACATCTAAAGTCGTATTATGTCCCCGCAATTTCTGTTTTTGATGAAAAAGGCAGGGTTATTTATTCAACTTCCAAAGAGGCAATCGGGAAGGATTATAGTTCTTATGACTTTTGGAAAAAGTTGGAGCGATCGTATAAAGATAGTTTATTTTTTGTTCCAATAGTTGAGCCAGATAGTTTGATGAACCTTTTGTATAAAAAACCTTTTTCTTTGGCTATCTCGTCTGTTCATATTAATGGTAAGTTTCTCGGAGCGGTTGCATACACGATTGAAATTGATTCACTTATAAGTTCACTTGTAAAATCTTTTGACTCCGAAGTTAAGTTTTTAGACATATGGATTATGTCTGGGGATAAAATTTTAAGTTTTCATTCCTCGCATCCTGAAATGGTTTTAAGGCGTGCTCAATTTAGTGAGAGCAAATGTTACAATTGCCATATTTCTTTTGGATATGTTGATACTATGCTTGTTAAGGAATCGGGGATGATAAGATATAAATTGAAGAATTACCCAGAGAAGCTCGCTGGTTTTTCTCAGCTTAAAGTAGGCAGCGAAAGCTTTATTTTCGTTGTAGCGGTTCCTTTTGGTGAGGTTTTGAAAATAGCAAGAGTGAATTTGGAAATTGTATATTTGCTTCTTGGATTGGCAATGCTTATTCTTGTAGTCTATGGATTTTTATTTTTGAGGAATTTACGGGAAATAATTCGGGCAGAGGAGAGAGAAAAACAAAGGGAAGAAAGGGAAAAGATCCAGAAACTTTACACTTTACTTTTCCAAAATTCAAACGATGGCATTTACATACTTGATCTTGAGAACAGAAGATTTATTGAAGTTAATAAACGATTTCAGGAAATGTTTGGTTACACGCTTGATGAGTTAAGAGAGCTTGATTTTATTAACCTCGTGGCTCCTGAATCAAGAATTTTGATTGAAGAGAGAACTCAGAAAATAGCTCGTGGCGGTCCAGCCCTGCAAAGATACACATTTACAGCACTTGCGAAAGATGGTAAAAAATTTGAGGTTGAGGCAAGCGTTAGTTATGTGCGATTTGGAAAGAAAATGTATATGCTTGGAATCTGTAGAGATATAAGTGAGATTTTGAGACAGAAGGAACTTTACCAGAATTTGTTTGATAATTTACCGGTTGGCGTCGTCATACATCAAGATGGAAAAATTGTTAAATGTAATAAAACAGCAGTTCGCGCTTGCGGTGCTGAATCGGAAAACGATTTGATTGGGAAACCTGTTCTTAATTTTGTTCATCCGGATTTTGTTGAAATTGCAAAGGAGCGAATAAGAAGAATCATAGAATATGGTGAAGAGGTTCCACCTGTTGAAGAGAAGTTGATTTGTCCTGATGGTAGAGTTATTGATGTTGAGATAAGATCATCAAGGATAATTTGGGAAGGAAAGCCAGCGGTTCAGGTCGTTGTCTCAGATATTACGGAAATCAAGCGACTTCATAGGGAATTGATGCAGAGATACTCCGATGAACAGAAATTAAAATCAAGGTTTGAAGCAATTCTGAAAAATATCTCTGATGGAGTTTTGTATCAAAATGAGCAGGGGATAATTGAGTTCGTAAATGAAGAATTTTGTAAAATCGCAGGTTACAGGTCTCCTGATGAGCTGATCGGAAAGACATTTGATGAATTTCTTGAAAAATTTAAGGAGTTACTTGAAGATTTGAAAGAGATAGATAAAATAAAAGGTTGGGTGAGAGATAGAGAATTTGTCAAGTATGATGAATTGAAGTTGAAAAATGGGCGAATAATTGAGCGTACTGGGATTCCAGTTTTTGATCTGAACGGAAGGTATATCGGGCGTTTGTCCTTGGCAAGGGATATAACCGAAAGAAAGCAAAAAGAAAAACAGATCCTTGAACTTCAAAAGTTTGAAGTTCTCGGACATCTTTCAAGTGGAATTGCACATGATTTTAACAATGTGCTTGGAATTATAAGTGGAATGCTTGAGATCATAAGGATTAAGACCTCAGATAAAAATATAATTGGTTATCTTGATTCGGCTCTTTCCGCAGTTCAAAGAGGCGCTGAAATAGCGAGACGACTCTTGCAATTTTCAAAAAGAAAAATTGAGGAGTTCAAACCTATCTCTGTTAAAAATCTCGTTCTTGATTGTGTCAAGATACTTGAGCATACTGTTCCGAAAAGTATCCAAATAAAAACAGATATTGCTGATGATTCTATTATTTATGGTTCCTATGGCGATTTACAGCAGGTAATTTTAAATCTTGCTATAAATGCAAAAGATGCTATGCCATCTGGTGGTGATTTGACAATTACCGTTAATTCAATAGATAAAAGTTTCATTGAGAAGAAATTTGGAAAAGTTGTTTCCGATTCTTATGTTATGATTGCGGTTTCTGATACAGGAGTTGGAATTAGCGATGAACTGAAAGAGAAAATCTTTGAACCATTTTTCACAACGAAGGAACCAGGTAAAGGTACGGGATTGGGGCTTGCGATTGTTAAAAACATAGTGTCAATTCACGGAGGTTATGTTGATTTTGAAAGTGTAGTTGGCAAAGGAACAACATTTTTTGTTTATCTCCCGGTTCAGTTTAAGGGAGGAGAAGAAACTAAAACATATCGGGGAGAGGAGAAAATGCAAAAAGTAGAAAAAATAGGGGAGGGTTATAAAGCGCTTGTCGTTGAGGATGAGGAAAATTTGAGAATTATTATGAAGGATTACCTTGAAATTTTAGGATTTAGTGTGATTGAGGCTACCGATGGGGTTGAAGGGCTAAAGAAATTTGAAGAAAACAAAGATATTAAAATTGTTTTCGTTGACTATGGATTACCGAGGATGATGGGAGATGAGTTAATAAGGAGAATAAATCAAATTTCAAATGATGTGAAGTCAGTTCTCGTAACTGGTTTTGTTGATATTGGGGATGATGTGAAGCGCTCGCTCCCATCGGGGACGAGGTTTTTAAAGAAACCATATAACTTAACCCAAGTTGAGGAAGTTGTGAAAGAATTTTTGAACATGTGATTATAAGTAGTTTTTAATATCAAACTCAAGCCTCATCGGGGTGATCCAATCTTGTGAATCCCAGTAGATAAATGTCTGGTTTTGCGGGAAATTTTGAATTTGAAAATTTTTATTTTTACATTTAATTGAAAGGTTTTGAAATATAACTTATAACTTAACAAACGCTTGGGGCTATTGCCAAACAGGCGCAAATAAAAATTAAATCAGGGAGGAACTGACTATGTCTCAGGCACAAACAACACAACCAACCTATGTAAAGGGGCTGGAAAATGTAATAGCAAATCAAACCAAGCTTTGTTTCATTGATGGCAAAAGAAGCAAATTGCTTTATCTTGGCTATGACATTGCGGATCTTGCTGAGCATTCAAATTTTGAAGAAGTTGCATTTCTTTTGTGGAACTATCGCTTGCCTAAAAAGAATGAATATGATGAATTCGTTAAATCAATCCGCGCTGAATATGATATTCCAGAGGAACTTATCACTGTTATGAAACTTATGCCGAAGGATTCCGATCCGATGGATGTCTTGAGAACATCTGTTTCATTTCTTGGTTTGTTTGACCCTGAAAAGAATGACAATTCTTTTGAAGCAAACAGAAGAAAAGCGCTTCGCCTCACTGCGAAGTTTCCAACGATAGTTGCAGCATGGGAGCAAATAAGAAATGGGAAGGAGCCCATTAAACCGAACAAGGAATTTAACATCGCAACCAATTTCCTTTACATGCTTAAAGGTGAAAAGCCAGATGAGCTTTATGCGAAAATTATGGATGTTGCTTTGATCTTGCACGCTGAACATGAAATGAATGCTTCAACATTTTCAGCAAGGGTTACGATTTCAACTTTGACAGATATGTATTCAGCGGTTACATCAGCGATTGGTACTTTGAAAGGACCTTTACACGGTGGGGCAAACAGAGAGGTTATGAAATATCTACTTGAGATCGGTGAACTTTCAAAGGTTGATGATTTTGTTAAGAAAGCAATTGAAGAAAAGAAAAAGCTTGAAGGATTTGGTCACAGGGTATACAAATCAATGGATCCGAGAGCAATTATATTGAAGAAATATTCAAAAATGCTTGGTGAAAAACTTGGCGATACGAAATGGTATGAGATGTCCGCAAGGATTGAGGAACTTTGGGTGAAGGAATATGGAGAGAAAGGCGTTTGGCCAAATGTTGATTTTTATTCTGCCTCGGTTTATTATTATATGGGTATTCCACTTGATCTTTACACTCCAATTTTTGCTGTGAGCCGAATAACTGGATGGACTGCTCATATTCTTGAGCAACTTGCGGATAACAGAATCTATAGACCAAGGGCTGAATACATCGGTCCGATGGATCAAACTTATATTCCAATTGATCAGCGTTAAAATCCGTTGGGCGGGTGAAATTCCCGCCCTTTTTTATTTTCTTCTTGAAAATTCAGCTAACCTTTGACATACGATATCTTGAATCATGTTCGCAGTGGATGTGGGAATTAAGTAATTATTTGTGATCATTGAGAAAGATAACATTTCACCATCTTTTGTTTTAACATAACCTGAAAGAGCCCTTGCATATTGAACATAACCAGTTTTCGCCCGCACATTCCCTTGTGCCTTTGTCCTTCTCATTCTGGTCTCAAGTGTTCCATCAACACCAGCAATTGGTAATGATTCATAAAAGAAAGCGAAATATTCGTGTCTATACATATAGTTTAGAAGCGTTAAAACTTGAAAAGGAGTGACTAGGTTTAATCTTGAAAGCCCAGAGCCATCATAAATTGAAATTAGATCTGGAGGAATGCCGATTTGAGCAAGCGTGCTTTTCATAACTTCAACAGATTTCTGCGTTGAACCTTCTCCGCCGAAAATTTTGCCAAGAGTTCTGAAAACTTGTTCAGCATAAAAGTTTTGGCTTCGTTTATTTATTACTTTTATAATTTCGCTCAATGGCGGGGATTCATAAGAAGCAAGAACTTTCATCTTCTCGTAATCTGGATTTAAAAATGTGTCATCTATGTCAGCGACAGAACCTGTAATTTTTATTCCTTTTGATTCAAAAACTTCTTTTAAAACCGTTACTGTGTAAAGAGTCGGATTGTGGACACTTATGGATTCCCTGCGCGGATTTGATCTTAAGCTTATCCTGCCGAAGATGTTAATTATATTTGTTCCAGGTAGTCTGAAAAAGTCAATTTTGTTTGAACTGTCTGGATGAGCTGTTATGAGCTGATTTTTTATCTGAACATAACTTGTGTTTGGATTTACTCTAATGATCGCTGGATCACCGATCCTTCTACCAGGTAAAATTTCAAGATCAACGCAATTGTCATTGAAAGATAATGCGCTGATATGAGCAGAATACCAATATGTTTCATCGTCCCACGCCCAACCAGTCCCCATGTATTGATCATCAAAATAATTGTCATCCCCGATTATGTTTCCTTGAACTTCTCTTATTCCCAACTTAAGCAAGCTATCTGCCCAGTCTCTGAAAGTTTTTGTTATATCTCCGTTTGTAAATCTACCTGAGATCGTAGGATCGCCACTTCCTCGGACAAATATATTGCCATATAGAATTCCATTTTTTATCTCGCCATCGGTGTAAAGATAGGTTTTATATTTAAACTCTGGACCAAGTTTGAGCAAGGCAACTGCGCTTGTAAATAATTTTATATTTGACGCAGGTATGAAATTTTTATGTTCATTAAGTCGGTATATATATTCGCCAGTTTCAAGGGATTGAATTATAACTCCCCAATGTGCATTAGAAAAGGCGGGATTATTGAAAATTTCATCAAGTTCGCTTTTTAATAAATTTAACGCTGTATCTTCATAATAAATGATTTCCTTTGGGATTTCTTCAGGTTTTGCCTCAATGACTTTTTGTGCGGATGCGCAAGAAAAAAAGTAAATTAGAACAGGTAAAATAATTAACTTTTTGCCCATAGTGATTTGCTAACTTTGTTTTGTTGTCAAGTTATTTAAGTCAGTTCAAAAATTCAAGTTCCTTCGTCATAATTTTTAGGTTTTCTAATCTTTTCAAAAAATTAGAGTGACGAGGTCGTTTTCGTTGTTATGTTAAGAAGCAAAACGAAATGATCAGTTTGGCTGTGGTTTTCGGGACGAAATGAAAAAGTATGAGCGTAATAGACA
Encoded here:
- the glmM gene encoding phosphoglucosamine mutase, whose translation is MVSVSGVRGVVGEALTPFEIVKFVSAFAEFSGRGKIMVGRDTRAHSFFISNIVSGTLIAMGCEVVDIGVCPTPTLQLAVEHSDAKGGVMITASHNPEKWNGLKFISADGTFLSPEQHKKFVELSESKLSFARWDKIGNYAQDRSFIEKHIQKILQISFIDAERIRKRRFKVVVDCINGAGSEIVPKLLEEFGCKVVKLNCDGSGVFTHEPEPLPENLTELCEVVKQTESDFGIAVDPDADRLVIVTEKGEPFGEEYTIVQAVKIVLDKKGINKNVVVNLSTTKAVEEIAKNYNAKVYRSPVGEINVVKKMKETDAIIGGEGSGGVILPEVHYGRDSLVGIALFLQNLVEFGGKVSEFKKTLPEFEIFKTKINIEGVNPDEIFKKVKEIYSDAEINTEDGLRIDFGDKWVHIRKSNTEPILRIIAEAKSKKEAEEIVRDLKIKIGID
- a CDS encoding Spy/CpxP family protein refolding chaperone, yielding MKTKIVLIGIALILIATNSFSKILGSEFDFPADDRWRKSITKFYEELKLTDEQKSKLQNIFFEFRKNQAEIVGKLNKARIELQELLYAEKLDRSAIDKKMDEISRYMKELTQNRVNYWINIQQILTPEQRKILKEKFGYWKFGFGPEFRFRDWAKPGRGLKLHRWW
- a CDS encoding family 10 glycosylhydrolase → MRKFLALVFFLNAFNYFVLSGEKPKMLWFDATANFELLGSHAGIVKVLDKCVEVGITDIIVDVKPISGEVLYDSKYAPKMKTWGNYTRPDTFDFVNTIINEARKRNLKVHLALNVFCEGHNYHDRGVVYWKHPEWATVIYTKDGFIPITQQKHKYSAMVNPALEQVQEYELKIIEEIVKNFNIDGIVLDRVRYDGIYADFSDSSRVKFEKWLGKKIKFPDDIFKIKGDSIVRGRYFKEWIKWRAMIIKDFFKKAREVVKRTKPNVLFGDYAGSWYLTYYELGVNWASEKFKPEFDWATPDYNKTGYAELLDFLCSGLYFYEVTKEEVEAKNKIDASKLTEPGMKPVKQVWYSVEGSAELAKKVTMGVVPVYGSLYVEQYKGEPERFKKAVEMAFNKTDGIMIFDLVHIENYKWWDILKEIFKKS
- a CDS encoding citrate synthase; the encoded protein is MSQAQTTQPTYVKGLENVIANQTKLCFIDGKRSKLLYLGYDIADLAEHSNFEEVAFLLWNYRLPKKNEYDEFVKSIRAEYDIPEELITVMKLMPKDSDPMDVLRTSVSFLGLFDPEKNDNSFEANRRKALRLTAKFPTIVAAWEQIRNGKEPIKPNKEFNIATNFLYMLKGEKPDELYAKIMDVALILHAEHEMNASTFSARVTISTLTDMYSAVTSAIGTLKGPLHGGANREVMKYLLEIGELSKVDDFVKKAIEEKKKLEGFGHRVYKSMDPRAIILKKYSKMLGEKLGDTKWYEMSARIEELWVKEYGEKGVWPNVDFYSASVYYYMGIPLDLYTPIFAVSRITGWTAHILEQLADNRIYRPRAEYIGPMDQTYIPIDQR
- a CDS encoding amidohydrolase family protein produces the protein MKIFYAKYILPVTSEIIEDGAVVVDGRKIIDFGNREEIDARYKGIERKIDLKNALIMPGFVNAHTHLELSGVKIKIDDIKNFRDWLYQIVRQRRKLFDVEGGVRKIKFFKFLLEKHWKMKVKRRINEIINSGTIAIGDISNTGKLITTLLRVPVKIHIFIELISFIEEKGIEFFNLVKDLVMDVREVARRYGLEREFRISLSPHAPYSVSKTLFKLIKNFNENLKTSVHVSEVIDEVEFIRNGTGFFRDFLIERNSFDYSWSPPGVSPVKYLDQIGFVDENTLAVHCVNVDDEDIEILSQRNVSVCTCPRSNFFLKVGKAPVRKFIDNGINVCLGTDSIASNRDLNILKELRFAREFYRDVSDEELIKIATINGAKALGFGDICGSIEKGKDADLVYFIIPNDLEKSEIYNFIFQANVCGRLI
- the dprA gene encoding DNA-processing protein DprA → MNVDVRHILKLTTIPGIGSGRIRNLVNYFKDTELIFKAPLTELVKVEGIDKGLAKRIIEMRNQNSKFIDEQLSKAEKVGTRILTLWDSDYPDLLRKIYDPPVVLFVRGNLIEKDKYSIAIVGTRTPTPYGKIICERFAVELTKINLTIISGFARGIDTIAHTSALKSGGRTIAVLGSGVDYIYPPENRKIVESVISNGAIVSEFPMGTKPDAMNFPRRNRIISGMSLGVLIIETSKTGGAMITAEFANDQNREVFAVPGNIDSVKSQGTNFLIKQNKAKLVENVEDIIEEIRPLIQPILKSEPPKPKVELNVFEAKILDVLSSTEPMHVDKIAELSGLSVTDTLVHLLSLEFKDLVRQLPGKLFIKNLN
- a CDS encoding PAS domain S-box protein gives rise to the protein MKQKNLNIILSVVLVLFLLSMFGLGFYLYKQTEKEIVDILGKQQILISKQIQKAVESYFQSRAQGLKALSSFESIIKRIPEKIKDDVNSYYQHLKSYYVPAISVFDEKGRVIYSTSKEAIGKDYSSYDFWKKLERSYKDSLFFVPIVEPDSLMNLLYKKPFSLAISSVHINGKFLGAVAYTIEIDSLISSLVKSFDSEVKFLDIWIMSGDKILSFHSSHPEMVLRRAQFSESKCYNCHISFGYVDTMLVKESGMIRYKLKNYPEKLAGFSQLKVGSESFIFVVAVPFGEVLKIARVNLEIVYLLLGLAMLILVVYGFLFLRNLREIIRAEEREKQREEREKIQKLYTLLFQNSNDGIYILDLENRRFIEVNKRFQEMFGYTLDELRELDFINLVAPESRILIEERTQKIARGGPALQRYTFTALAKDGKKFEVEASVSYVRFGKKMYMLGICRDISEILRQKELYQNLFDNLPVGVVIHQDGKIVKCNKTAVRACGAESENDLIGKPVLNFVHPDFVEIAKERIRRIIEYGEEVPPVEEKLICPDGRVIDVEIRSSRIIWEGKPAVQVVVSDITEIKRLHRELMQRYSDEQKLKSRFEAILKNISDGVLYQNEQGIIEFVNEEFCKIAGYRSPDELIGKTFDEFLEKFKELLEDLKEIDKIKGWVRDREFVKYDELKLKNGRIIERTGIPVFDLNGRYIGRLSLARDITERKQKEKQILELQKFEVLGHLSSGIAHDFNNVLGIISGMLEIIRIKTSDKNIIGYLDSALSAVQRGAEIARRLLQFSKRKIEEFKPISVKNLVLDCVKILEHTVPKSIQIKTDIADDSIIYGSYGDLQQVILNLAINAKDAMPSGGDLTITVNSIDKSFIEKKFGKVVSDSYVMIAVSDTGVGISDELKEKIFEPFFTTKEPGKGTGLGLAIVKNIVSIHGGYVDFESVVGKGTTFFVYLPVQFKGGEETKTYRGEEKMQKVEKIGEGYKALVVEDEENLRIIMKDYLEILGFSVIEATDGVEGLKKFEENKDIKIVFVDYGLPRMMGDELIRRINQISNDVKSVLVTGFVDIGDDVKRSLPSGTRFLKKPYNLTQVEEVVKEFLNM
- a CDS encoding EutN/CcmL family microcompartment protein — protein: MILAKVTGTIVATQKNEKLKPYKILVIQPIDLKGNFIGRDMLALDMVDAGIGDIVIALQEGTSARQILGKDDVPVHTLVVAVVDGIELIDDEK